Proteins from a single region of Fundulus heteroclitus isolate FHET01 chromosome 12, MU-UCD_Fhet_4.1, whole genome shotgun sequence:
- the znf703 gene encoding zinc finger protein 703, whose protein sequence is MRDLPGGSDALLRSQSPERSGDPRRRRAESASAPAPTPSSLPSPTDPSRQAKRLPVRIVKMLTAHSGHLLHPEYLQPLTSAPVSIELDAKKSPLALLAQTCSQIGKPDPPTSSKLASLSSGALGDKETSGRSSKPGEQHQSLDDKSSFKPYSKSSSECRKDVLVTKGASDKAALRVPNGSSSGGNTSCSPFPSHSRSPNSSSSPLPHRQSHSPSMQPPSHSQTSHTDSKPEQASSDNSSNVASKKDSDVAKPGVDGAHLANSSQVRASANSSNASSASSPRPESKTDPQASSQPLSSGHIAPVSPFKPGHSVFPLPPVTMGYHGSIVGAYASYPSQFVHSLDPTKSSLGLGLQGKHPSSSPLTGASPPSLMQGLCRDPYCLTYPNAPHLGGSNCSTCVHDPSSLKSSFPLVYPSHHLHSLHSGSLSSSSTPSLSHPLYTYGFMVPNEPQPHACNWVSVSGPCDKRFASSEELLAHLRTHTSLPGMVDSKLLSAYPSSVSSTASCHLHLPPPSSPGALPSSFSLRGSPGLGLARYHPYGKSHLPGTPGLPMPTLPSSSAYYSPYAFYSQRLGSASALGYQ, encoded by the exons ATGAGAGATCTCCCCGGTGGATCTGACGCGCTTTTACGCAGCCAGTCCCCGGAGCGCAGCGGCGATCCACGCCGGAGAAGAGCCGAGAGCGCGTCCGCTCCCGCTCCCACACCCTCGTCTCTCCCTTCTCCCACGGACCCGTCGCGCCAAGCTAAGAGGCTTCCCGTCCGGATTGTGAAGATGTTGACGGCTCACAGCGGCCACCTGCTGCACCCGGAGTATCTCCAGCCCCTCACTTCTGCGCCGGTTAGCATTgaa CTGGATGCCAAAAAGAGTCCTTTGGCTCTGCTGGCCCAGACCTGCTCTCAAATTGGCAAACCCGACCCTCCCACCTCCTCAAAGTTGGCCTCCCTCTCCTCCGGCGCTCTAGGAGACAAGGAGACGTCTGGGAGGTCATCCAAGCCCGGAGAGCAGCACCAGTCCCTGGATGACAAATCCAGCTTCAAGCCTTACTCCAAGTCATCAAGCGAATGTCGTAAGGATGTGTTGGTGACAAAGGGGGCGTCGGATAAAGCAGCTTTAAGGGTGCCAAATGGAAGTTCCAGCGGAGGAAATACTTCGTGTTCACCCTTTCCCTCCCATTCCAGGTCACCAAACTCCAGTTCCTCTCCTCTGCCCCACAGACAGAGCCATTCCCCTTCCATGCAGCCTCCGTCACACTCCCAGACATCACACACGGACAGCAAACCTGAGCAGGCCAGCTCGGATAATAGCAGCAATGTTGCTAGCAAAAAAGACTCTGACGTTGCGAAGCCAGGTGTGGATGGGGCTCACTTAGCCAACTCCAGCCAAGTAAGGGCCAGTGCTAACTCCAGCAATGCCAGCTCAGCCAGCAGCCCGAGGCCAGAGAGCAAGACGGACCCTCAGGCCTCTTCACAGCCGCTCAGCTCTGGACACATTGCTCCAGTCTCTCCGTTTAAACCTGGGCATTCTGTCTTCCCCTTGCCCCCGGTGACTATGGGATATCACGGTTCCATTGTGGGGGCCTACGCCAGCTATCCCTCACAGTTTGTTCATAGCTTGGATCCCACCAAGTCCAGCTTGGGCTTAGGACTTCAAGGAAAGCACCCCAGCTCCAGCCCGCTAACCGGAGCTTCCCCTCCATCTCTGATGCAGGGTTTGTGTCGGGACCCTTACTGTTTGACGTACCCCAACGCCCCCCACCTGGGGGGCAGTAACTGTTCCACGTGTGTCCATGACCCTTCGAGCCTCAAGTCCAGTTTTCCCCTGGTCTACCCCTCACACCACCTCCACTCCTTGCACTCCGGCTCCTTGTCATCCAGCAGCACACCTTCTCTGTCCCACCCCCTTTACACATATGGTTTCATGGTCCCAAATGAGCCCCAGCCCCATGCCTGTAACTGGGTTTCTGTCAGCGGGCCCTGCGACAAGCGCTTTGCCTCATCAGAGGAGCTGCTAGCCCACTTGCGGACCCATACATCCCTGCCTGGGATGGTGGACAGCAAGCTGCTGTCGGCCTATCCCTCGTCGGTTTCGTCTACGGCCTCATGCCACCTTCACTTGCCCCCGCCCAGCAGCCCAGGAGCCCTGCCTAGCTCCTTCTCCCTACGAGGCTCTCCCGGATTAGGACTGGCACGCTACCATCCCTACGGCAAATCCCACTTGCCAGGCACCCCAGGACTGCCGATGCCAACCCTTCCCTCCTCCTCAGCCTACTACTCCCCTTACGCCTTCTACAGCCAGAGGCTTGGCTCTGCCTCGGCCCTGGGATATCAGTGA